Proteins encoded together in one Jaculus jaculus isolate mJacJac1 chromosome 7, mJacJac1.mat.Y.cur, whole genome shotgun sequence window:
- the Zbtb25 gene encoding zinc finger and BTB domain-containing protein 25 isoform X2: MYTGKGPKQIVDHSRLEEGIRFLHADYLSHIATEMNQVFSPEAVQSSNLYGIQISTTQKAAVKQGLEVKEVPPPASGNRAATQGDHPQLQLSLAIGLDDGTTDQQRAHPEAQALEDHQKPPVPIKQERCDPESVVSQGHPSPSPEVTGPSFTENSIKVHLCHYCGERFDSQSNLRQHLHTHVSGSLPFGVPASILESNDLGEVHPLNENSEALECRRLSSFIIKENEQQPDHSKRGATEPLQISQVSLISKDTEPVELNCNFSFSRKRKIICSICGHRFLRKSQLLEHMYTHKGKSYRYSRCQRFGNALAQRFQQYCDSWSDVPLKGSRLSQERLDLPRALESELTQENVDAILVE, encoded by the coding sequence ATGTACACAGGAAAAGGGCCAAAACAGATTGTGGATCACAGTCGTTTGGAGGAAGGGATTCGATTTCTTCATGCTGACTACCTTTCTCACATTGCAACTGAAATGAATCAGGTGTTCTCACCAGAGGCTGTGCAGTCCTCAAATCTGTATGGCATTCAGATTTCAACAACCCAGAAAGCAGCtgtcaaacaagggctggaggttAAAGAAGTGCCTCCCCCTGCCAGTGGAAACCGAGCTGCTACCCAGGGCGACCACCCCCAGTTGCAGCTCTCTCTCGCTATTGGGCTGGATGATGGCACCACAGATCAGCAAAGGGCCCATCCTGAGGCCCAGGCCTTGGAGGATCACCAGAAGCCCCCAGTGCCCATCAAGCAGGAGAGATGTGACCCAGAGTCGGTGGTCTCCCAGGGCCATCCCTCACCCTCACCAGAGGTGACAGGCCCCTCTTTCACAGAGAACAGCATCAAAGTACACTTGTGCCATTACTGTGGAGAACGTTTTGACTCCCAAAGTAATCTGAGACAGCATCTCCATACCCATGTGTCTGGATCTCTCCCATTTGGTGTCCCTGCttccattttggaaagcaatgaCCTCGGAGAAGTACATCCACTTAATGAGAATAGTGAGGCTCTTGAATGCCGAAGGCTCAGCTCCTTTATTATCAAGGAGAACGAACAGCAGCCCGACCACTCGAAGCGGGGTGCCACAGAGCCCTTGCAGATCAGTCAAGTATCTTTGATCTCCAAAGACACAGAGCCAGTAGAATTAaactgtaatttttctttttcaaggaaaCGAAAAATCATTTGTTCCATCTGTGGTCACCGATTTCTCCGAAAGAGCCAGTTACTggaacacatgtatacacataaagGTAAATCTTACAGGTACAGCCGATGCCAAAGGTTTGGGAATGCATTGGCCCAGAGATTTCAGCAGTACTGTGACAGCTGGTCTGATGTCCCCCTGAAAGGCTCTCGCTTGTCACAAGAACGTTTAGACTTGCCCCGTGCCTTAGAGTCAGAGCTCACACAAGAAAACGTGGACGCTATCCTGGTTGAGTAG